From one Heptranchias perlo isolate sHepPer1 chromosome X, sHepPer1.hap1, whole genome shotgun sequence genomic stretch:
- the LOC137307017 gene encoding histone H2B 1/2-like gives MPEDKKAAPKKGAKKTLSKAPAKGGKKRRKSRKESYSIYIYKVMKQVHPDTGISSKAMSIMNSFVTDIFERIAGEASRLAHYNKRATISSRSIQTAVRLLLPGELAKHAVSEGTKAVTKYTSSK, from the coding sequence atgcctgaggacaagaaagcagctcccaagaagggcgccaagaaaaccttgagtaaagcaccagccaaaggcggcaagaagcggagaaagtcgaggaaggagagttactccatctacatctacaaagtgatgaagcaggttcaccccgacaccggcatctcctccaaggccatgagcatcatgaactcctttgtgaccgatattttcgagcgcatcgcaggtgaggcttcccgcctggcccattacaacaagcgggcgacTATCAGCTCCCGGtcgatccagaccgccgtgcgcctgctgctgcccggggaactggccaagcacgccgtgtcagaagggacaaaggcggtgaccaaatacACCAGCTCTAAGTAA